The following is a genomic window from Sciurus carolinensis chromosome 3, mSciCar1.2, whole genome shotgun sequence.
TGTGTGGGCATAAGAGCCTGGCAAGCCATCCAGACACAGTGTCTAGGACTGGGAGAGGGGGCTGGTATACTTCCTGTGACAATCACACTCTTGCCCCCTCCTCCATCACACTCAACAGGGTGGTGTGACATCCTCAGAGTTCATCTCTGCCATGCACACATGTCCTGTGTTGCCCTCTTACATGGACACTTCTGCCCAGACCAGAGTCCCCAGACGTTTTCCCAAAAGTCTCAGACCTCAGCAGCACCCTCAtgctcacccccaccccaactgACGAGGGAGCACCCCACAGGCACTCGAGTGCAGACTCTAGAGGCCTTGTCCTCCACCCAGGGGAGAGATGGGGTGAGGGAGCCTGGACTGCCCAGGCGAGCACCTCCTTCCTCCACTGCCCTCTGCCTGGGGAACTCCAGGCTTTCTCTCCGGGCGCCACGTGGAAATGGAGACGGTCTATTATAAAGAACCTGCCCCACATGTCCCAACCCCCCATGCAGCATGAGCCTATGGACACACTCATGCACACCACACCCTCCCCAACCAGCAGGTGACAAGGGGAGAGGCTCTGGAAGATTCCAactgggagggagagggggtaAATACAAGAGCAGGAACAGTCCCCCTTTCTGTTCCCTACCCCTCTCCATGCCACCTGGGCCGCAAAAGGCAGTAACCCCCTGAATGGGGAACCAGATTCTACCAACATGACCCCAAGGTCAACCAGCTCTCACAAGGACACCTGTTCATCTCTGTCACAGGACGGGGTCTGGGTTTGGAGGTGCCACCACAAAGGATTCCTGATGCTAACCTCTCACAGCCTCCATGGGGGGTGCCAACAGCACTGTTCGCCCCCACCCTGCCTCCCCCGGCAGCATCACACAGGGGAATCACTGACACAGGTGTGACTGGGCTGGCCCAGAGCTCCATAAAACCCTCCCTGATTCCTCGGGCCCACAGGACTTACCCCTGCACCACAGATGCTTGGCACAGGCGCACACGGCACACAGGCAGAGAGCAGCCCTGGCCTCAGAGCACACCCCCAGTTGGTCTGGTCACATCAACACCTGGATCCCCTGGCCCTCAAAGTACCAGCCATCCTGCCTGCCTTCTGCTCCCCTGCCTGGAACTTCTTGCACTTGCTGGGCCTGGCCAACTCCTGTCTAGCCTTGAGCTCATAGCTCCCATGTCATTTCCTCCAGGAGGCCTTCCTGACTCCCAGAGAGATCAAGCCCTCCTGTGTTTTGCCTTTATGTATTGTTCTCCATTCTGCCACTTTCTGGGTATTCCTTGTCTGGTGTCCTCCTGCCTTACTACACTGCCAGCTTCCTGAGGGTAAGGCCCTCAACACTGACTGCCTGGGGTCTGGCACCAGCCCATGGACCGGCACTAGCCAGGCAGTGAGTATTTATTTGGTGAAAGAAATGCTCAAACATACTCCAGAAACAGCGTGTGCTCCCCGCACAAAGCCAACACGCACAAGAAGACACACAGTCCCGTCTTCACCACACCTCCTCCAGAACACAAGCACCACGAGGGAGGGGTTCCCATCTGTTTGTCCACTGCATATCCCAGGGCCTGGCACGGCACCTGGCAACGCAGCGCTCCACACACATCTGAACCACACAGAGCGTGCACGCCCCCCAGGAACAGCCTGTCCCCCACCCAGTGGCTGGCTCCACAGATGATGTTGGGGAAGGGGTTGAGCAagagtggggagggtggggggtgGTACCTGCCGTCCCGATGGGCTGCGCCACCCTCCGTCACAGTCTTGACGAAGATGCCCAGCTTCTCCAGGCCCATGTCGGCCCCGGCCCCCATGCCAATGATGCTGATGCCCAGACCCTCGGAGTCTGCTGGACAGAAGGGCAAGATGTTAGGGACAGTGGGACATCCTTCAACCTGAACCCTCACTCTAGGGAGCAGCTCCCCAGTGGGAGGCAGTCCCCAAGCTTAGAGGATGTCCTACAACTGGGAAAGGGAGGGACATGGTTCTGTCCACCCCATTTGCCAGGCCACCAAGAATGGCTCTTGGTTCATTCCCTCCCCTTGCCCCTTCTAAAGAGCTCAGGGGCAGCAGGGTGTGCCAGCAGGTGTGGGAGACCACCATACGTGCAGGTAAGAGTGCACGGCTGGACGCTGCAGTGACGCAGCCACAGCGATGCTGgtagcagcacaatccacaacagctaagctatgagccaaactaggtgcccttcaaccgACGAGTGGATTAGGAGagtgtggtatatatgcacaatggagtgttactcaaccataaagagcACTGAAGTTTTGGCAtgtgctgataaatggatgggtCTGAAGACTGTAATGctaacaaaataagccaaacccaaaaagtcaaaggttggatgttttctctgatatgtggtctagtccaaaataagagggggagagaaaaagcGGGGGCGGGGGGATGGGATTCcattaaaatacaagaaagatgGGTGGACTAGATGATGGGAATTGAGGCGGAGGGAGGAAGGctgggataagggaagaacagtggaatggatctgacctaactttcttgggttcctatatgaatacaccacagtgaacctCACCATTATGTATACCCACAAGACactaactattaaaaaaaaaaccttaaaatttaatagcagaaagatcagtaaagggaagggaagggaaagggagggaagagggaagggaaagggcaaGTACTGGGGACTtcattagagcaaattatattccatgcttttattattatgtcaaaatgaatcctaatgttatgcaTAGCTGAAAAGAGCCAATAAAAGGGAGGCAGGGAGTGTGTGGCTGGGATGTGGTCTGTGATAGGACTTGGCCTTAATCCTTTTGGTCCCTCTCCAAGCAGTCTCATCTATACCCAGAGCTTCACTGACCAGAGACCCTAGTTTCTCTCGCTTACTTCCCTAGCCACAGCTGTCTGGCCTACCTCATGGGCCTCTGACATCCAAACTGGTGACCTTCCCTCACAGACACTCCTCCAGGGGGCTGACACCACCACTCTCCTGCTGCCAGGCCTAGGAAGCACCCCACCCCCTCACAGCCTCTGATGAGCCAAATCCCCACCAGGCCCCATTGATCCACCCACCACCTCGTCCACGCCACAGTGGTCTCTCCATCCACTTCTGAACCTGCATCACTTGCTGTGGTCCTTCTAGAACACCTTCCCATGCCTTGCAATGGCTCCCAATCCATCTCAGGGAAGAGGTCGTGGTCTGGGAAAATGCACCCaagcccctccctctctccttcactcCCCTGCGTTCCTCCTCCTGAAGCTCCACTCAACATCACCCCCTTAGGAGCCCCCCATGTCTGGTCAGGTCAGGTCCTGTTAAATGCCTTTACAGCAGCAATCCTCCCTGCCCACTGTTATAGCTCCTTCATCCATGTCTGCTCCCTGCTGGTCTCCCTGAGGGGGACACCTCCTGAGGAAGGGTGCCTGGTTTGGCCCATCACCAACCCTCCAACAGAGCCCAGGGCCTAGCCCACCCTGGTCTGTTAACTGAATGATGGGCGGGGAGCGGCTGGGCTGGAGTGCACGAGTGGCCGTGGGGCACCCCTGAGGGAGGGCCAGGTAAGGCTGCCGGGGCCCAAGCTGGAGAAGCCCAGCGTTTCTGTGAGACCCCGGGCGTGCTGCTCAGACTGACACCAGAGAGGAGCCCAGGCGAGCCCGGGGGCCCAGACCAGGCCTCTCACCCTTCTCCAGCTCCACAGGGAACAGCTCCAACCTCTCCACCCGCTTCTCCAGCTCATACTCTGCAGAGGCCGCCATGGGATCCACGTCTTCATTGCGCCGGTCGTAGTCCTCATTGGAGTAGGTGCTGAACACCTGGGGAAGGGCAGCTCGTCAGAGGCCCCAAGGGGGCAAGGGCAGAACTGGCATGAAAAGACTGAGGCAGCAAGCCGAGCCCCACTGATGCCCCTGTGCTGCTCCTGCCACAGGCCCTTCCCTGATCCCCAGGCGGACCTGAGATGAGGCCTCCCCGAGTCCTGGGATGACCCCAGCTCTGAGCAAAGTTCTGAAGCTGGGGGGGGGCGGGTGGCAAGAAAGAAAGGCACCCAGCCGGCCTCAGCCACACAGCAGCCAGAACTAGCACAGCAGGTCTGTGCAGGAACAGACGGGCGCTACTCGAGGGGCTGTCAAGCTCAAGAACATAGACactcagagcacagagaaagCGAAGGACGAGACCCAGGGGTCAGACAGGTGAGGGggacagaaagacagacagatgGGAACCACTGAGcacaagaggaagaaggaagaggagcaggagaaaGGATGGCGACTATGCTGGAGGATGCTggatgtggggtgggggacaggagaGAGGGATGGGGAGAGCCAGACAGGACCCCACTCTGCCTGGCACCTGAGGTGGACACTGGGAGTAGGGGAGGAGGGTCATGGAGAAGGGCAGGCCCTCCAACTCCAGGTGCACCTCGAGGGCAAGAGCAAAGGTGGAAGCTGGGCCCCTGTGCCCAGGCCTGTGTCCCTCTGGACTAGCTCCTGTGtaccaggaggcccaggcagagaCCCTAGGACACATACCCTGAAAGGGCCAGGGGCCCAGGGAAGTGGCGgcctctctgcctctgccatGGTATCCCCTGTACCCCTCTGCAGTCTCCCTCCTCCTGGATCTCTCAGTCAAGGGGAACTCCCCAGCTCCTACCTTCCCTCAAAGGACCAGAGGAAGGTGGGCCAGGAGCTCCGTGGGAATGCCCGATTCTGTTCACAGGCAGGGTGCCCCCATGGGAGTATAATGAGCACGGTTTGGGGTACCATGTTTGGCTTCACTGCCTGCGGTGACAGGCTGGCACTACTTGGAGCCAAGTGGGGACTGGGAGGGTGGACCTGGGCCTGAGGAGCTGCAGTGGGACACTGTCTCCCCAAGGACCCTGCCAGGGCCCCCTCTGCTCCAGGAGCTGGCCCATGCCTTTGTTTGGGCCTGCTCCATGTCATCCCCACCCCTACCACAGAGACACACTGCCATGGTGGAAGGGGACACGTGCTTATAGGACTAACTAGAAGCATAGCTAGGAGGGGCCTATGTGGTCCTTAGTTCAGTGCCCACAATGTCACAGCAGCAGAGGCACTCAGGCTCAGGCCCAGGGGCTCATCTGGCCCTGTGCAGTGGTCAGTGGGCTGTTTTCCCAACATCTGGTCAGTAGCCCAAGCCCCTCGGAGGAACAGGACACCCATTCCACATACAAACCAAGACGCTGGGGCTGCTGGCCAAGTCGCAAGCGTCAGTCAGTGGCTGGGTAGGATGGGACCATACCCAGCTGGGCACTGGCAGGTAGGTGACCAGTGACTGTGTTCCCATTGCACAAGTGCTCCTGGCCTTGGGACGGGGGCTGAGGTAAAACTAGCTCCAGTGAACTGGCTTTGGCCCACTTTTGCATCTGAGGCCCCCTCACCCTCTGCTCCAGGAGAGAGGGTCCTCCATTCCTTTCCTTGTTACCCCACTACCACCACTGTGACCTCCCAAGCACCCTCCCATCCTGTCATGGACCAtgccctcccctctttcctcagCCTATCAAatcctgttcatttttcttttctgttctttttcttttttctttttctttttgaactagggattgaacccaggtctgccaGGTGGAAGTATTCACatatgagtcacatccccagtcctttttattttttgagacagggtctccctaaattgctgaagctctcactaagttgctgaggttggcctccaatttaccatcctcctacctcaacctcctgagtcgctgggattgcaggcctgtgccactgttcCCAGTGCCTATTTCACCTTTCAAATCCTGCCCCCCTGCAGGAATTCCAGGTCTCAGGTTCAGAGGCACCAACCCAACACCCCCTCCTATCAAATGGCCTTGGGCCCAGTCCCACCTCCCAGGCGATAGTCTGGAACTACATTCTCTGTCCTTCATGAAATACTCCTCTTCTATAAGGGCAACAACTGGGTCACTGGAGGAAGAGAGAACCCTGGACTTAGGtggaggcagggagaaggaacCTGCAGCCCCTGCATCAAGGTGGGTAGGAGGAAATCCCCAGCATGGCCAAAAGTCACTCAGAGCCTACATAGCGCCTTGGCTCTCATGCTGGGCGGCCAGTCTCACAGTCACTAGGGAGTCGGGAAGCACTGCTCCAAATCATGTGCTATTTTTTACCAAAAAATCAGGGTAAGGTGTCAGATATAGACAGAGGCCCAGACCACACTCCATCTCTGAGGGCATCCAACTGCcggtgggggcaggggtgggggcctCCTGACTCCCTCGCAGGAATAACACATCTTCCACTCACTTCAGGATTTCACTGCCTCCAGAGGGGACAGGGGATGGAAAGGGCACTTAAGGTCTGAGCCAGGGCAAGAGGCAGGCCTCGGGGAAGAACAACAGCCACTCTCCTTTAACCTTTTACTTAGGCTCTTGCTaggctgggaggcaggagagggcagagggtgAGAACTCTGGATAGGGAGAGAGAAACTTGGGCAGCTTCAGTGTCCAGTAGTTATGGAGACTGCAAGCAAACAGATGGGACTTGGCTGGGAGGGTAAAAGCTGGGCAGGGTTCAGGCCAAGGAAAGTCCCCGGATCTGGATACTTCCAAAGCGCAGACCTGGGGCCAGGCACAGATGAGTCTGGGGTGGGGAGAATCATCAAAGCTGAATATGTCAGTCAAAAGTGGAGGGCAGCAGGGTGGGGGGCTCAGGTTCTTAATTCCTCCCAAGGGACATTCCTTCCTCAACAGCACTATTTTGAGGATCTCAAAGCACAGGCACTGCCCACAAACCAATTATCAAcagtggtggtggggatgggagtGCAAACTGAGACCCCCCAAAAGGGGAAGCTCCCACGGTCTTTCAGGGTACTCAGAGAATGTGGTAAGAGCACTTAGGGCCTGCTAAGGCCACAGGAGTCTGTTCTATTGAGCAGCCAAGAGCAAAGGCTTGTGGGTCTCTGCCAGGCACCCTGGGGatctcccagccccaccccttcTCCTTCATGGTCTGCAGAAGGCCTTCCCCCTCAAGGGTAACACGAAGTTTCCCCTCCCTATGCAATGAGGGATATGGGAAGCCAGCCCAGCACAGACCCCAGGGAATAGAGCCCCAGTGCCTGGGCCCTTCCCTCAGCCGGTCACATGCCCATGGCCCTGCTCACCCTCACGATCTGCTTCCCTCTTTCACTTCTGCAAAGTTGGGGTGGGGGTACacacagggaggaggaaggggcacCATCCCCTGCATCTTTGTTTTGGGAAGTTTCTGACTCCCCACTCCCTTACCCGAGCCAGCTCCCCTACAGGGGAGAGCAGCAAGTGTTTCTAAGCCCCCTGACCCCTCTTTCTCCGAGTGGAGCAAGTCATCGGTGGGGAGAGTCTCCTGAGGACACCCACGCCCTTTCACAGCATCCAAGTCCCAGCCTCTGGCAGCCTCTGGAGTAAGGAATGtctgggagaggaagggaaagcagGTGTCCCAGAGCCCACACGGGGCAGGGCCTGTGCTGCGGTGCTGGGCGGGGCAGAAGGCGGAGGAACCAAAGGGCAGGTCGGGGCAGGTCGCCAGTCGCAGACCTGAAAATCGTCCCCCTTTGACAAACAGCTGGAACTCCCCCACGCCCCCCTTAGGGTGGGAACTTCTGGGAAGGGGGCTGGGTGGCAGGGGCTGACTCAGCCTGCCAAACCCCGCTAGCGAGGCGGGGGCGACCGCGTGCACGTGGCAGGGGCGGCGCGGGAGCGGCAGGGGGTTCACTCACTTGGATCGGCGCGGTGCTGAAATGGATCTTCCGGCTCGGGGCCGGGTCCTCTTCCTCCGAGAGCCCCGGAATCTCCACGCACCCCGACTCGGGCTCGTAGGGGGGCTCCGCGTCTTCCTCGTCTTCTTCATCGTCCTCCTCCAGGGCACTACCCCCAGAGTCCTCCCCGAGCCCACTGTAGGCGCTCACGTCCACCAAGTCCGCCTCCGAGAAGTCCTCCTTCTTGGACTCGTCTGCCTCCTCTGGGGCCACGTCCGGGACCCGCCCATTGCCCACTCCCCTCTCTGGCGCTGCCACCGTTACCGCCTCCTCCTCGGGGGCCGCTTGGGCCTTGGGCTCCTCGGGCGCCGGGCTGGCTGTGGTTCCCGAGGTGCTGCCATTCTCCAGGGCCGCATGGACTGTCACCTCGGCCTGGATCACTTCCCCCGGTGCAGACTCGGCCTCCGACTCCCCgctctcctccacctccaccgGCTTAATCTTGCGCACCTCCCGGGGCTTTGGGGGCGGCCGGGCGGGGGCCACTCGGTGCTGCGGAGGCTGCTGCCCTCCCGGGCCGCGCTCCTTTTCCGCAGGGGCATCCCCCGAcggggcgggcggcggcggcggcggctggaACACCCGGGATCGCTTACTGACCAGCTTCGAGTTGACCTGGGGGGCCCCTGCGGCCGCGGCCCTGGGGGGCCCCGGCCCACGGTGGAGGCCGGTCCTCGAGTCGGCCTTCTCGAAGACGGCGCTGAGTTGGCTGACAGTCGGCGACACGGCGTCGGCGTCCAGCTTGTCCAGCGCCTCGGTGCTGCCGTTAAAGCGCACCACGACGTCCAGCTTCCGGTCCTGTAGGCCGGCGcgctcctgcctcagcagccGCCGCGCCGCGGCCTCCTTGTCGCCGGCGGCGGCTGCCGGGATATTCCGTTCGAACAGCTTCCGCGTCTCCTGCAGCCGGGACGGCGGgtgcggcggcggcgcgggctgCGCCGAGGGCGCGGGCTTGGAGTCGAAGCGGCTCACGCGCTCGGACACGCTGGTGCCCAGCTTGAGCAGGGCGCTGTGGTCCACGTTCTCGTTCAGGCTGCTGGCCCGCGGCAGCGACAGGCGCACGCCGCGCTCGGGCGCCCGCGGGGCCTCGGCCAGGCCTGCGCCGCCGCCCGCCTCGCCCGGCGGCCCCGCCGTGGTGCCCATCTGCAGGAACATACTTTTGATGCGGTGGACGTTGGAGCCATATTTCTTGTGGTGGGCCGCCTTGGGTGCCTCGTCGGGCCCGGGTGCGTCGGGCGGCTTCAGCGCCTGGATGCCCGCCTCGTAGGCGCTGCGGTGCGGTGAGGCACTCCGGAGGGGACCCCCGGGCCCCCGCGGCTCCGTCTTCATCATGGTGGGGGGAGCCGGGTTAGCATCCCCCCGCTCCCCGCTGCCCCCCTCCAGCAGGCGGCCGGCCAAGTCGGGACCACCGCCCCCTGCCCCCGAAGAAGGAAACCCGAAAGGCCTTTTTCAGGGTCCTCCTGAAACCAAGCTGCCAAAAACAGTTAACCccgctctaaaaaaaaaaaaaaagaaaaaagaaaaaaaaaaaatctccgaGCGCCCTGTGTGGGTCGCCTCCCCCAATCAAGCTGCAAAGACAGCCAGCCCCCCTTCAAAAGCCCGAGCGGCCTGGTGCGGTCGCCCCCACCCAAATTAGAAGAGCGGCGGCCGGGGCCGCTGGGACCGCGCGCCCAGCCCGCGAAGCAGCGGCGGCGGCGCCGGTTCACATCGTCCGAGGCGGTGTCAGCGGGGCTGGCGGCGCGGGCGCCCCCCATTCCAGCCGGGGGCCTCGGCTCTCCGGGCGCCCGGCACCCCAGCGCCCATGGCTGCTCGGCCGGCCGGGCCGCTCCGCcgcgcctccctccctccctccctcccccccgcGCCCCGAGCCTCGGTCTTTCTCTGGCTCTGCCGGAGCGGCGGCTGCCGGAGACCGAGCGGCTGCCCTTCTCGCCGCCGCCGCTGGGGGACTGGCACCTCTGGGTCCTAAAGGGATCGGATTTCCGGGGCCGGAGCCTGTGagccctcccctttccctccacccCAGCGTGTCGTTTCCCCTGCCTATGGTTGGAGGCGAGCCTTCCGCTGTCTCCGGACCATGAGCAGTTCTCTTCAGTCCTTCCATCCGAACCTCTGCGGCTTATCACGACCCACATAAACGCACTCCCATTTAAATTTTGGGGAGACAACTCAGCCAGGGTGGTCTCAGTGCGACCCCTCTCTTCTCCCAATGGGAAGGAAGGGTTGTGGGGAGGGGCAAAGGATCATTTCCCTCAACGTCCTTAGGGTTCCTCGAAGTACTTCAGGTTTATTAGCATAAAAATCACTGGGCTACTGGTAAAAACACAGATTTCTGGGCCCTTTCCCCAAATCTTGTGAAAGAGAAGATCTGAGGCTGGACCCTgggatctgcattttaacagTTTCCCATGGGAAATCTTTTGCATCTTGGAAGGTGCAAAACCTTGGCCAAGCGTTATTGACCTTGCAGTGGTGGAGGAGGAATAACAAAAGGGGGTGGACCCCTCATCTAAGTGGCTAGAGATCCCTAAACCTGCCCTTTACCCTTGGGAAGTCTGAAGAGAGTGTCCTGTCACCTGCTTGCTCTACACCCGAGGATAGAGAAGGATCCAATTCCGGTTTTCATGCCTTTAGCAGGACATTCTTGTCTCTCAAACAGgaaaaaggggttggggagaagGAATTCTAGAGGCCTGGGGCCAAAGTTTCCCCAGTGAGAGTTCTAACTTGGGTCTCTAATTTAAAGGATCCTGGACACAGCCTGCAAGTGTGGGGGGGGTGACAGTGACCTACACATGCCCTGTCCTGGAAACCCAGAAAGCTGCTTTGAAGCTCCCTCATTCCTCACATTCACAATTAGGGGCTTAAGACTGCCCTTTATCCTTCCACAGCTGTCCGAGTCCTGGGGTGAACATGGACATGTCCTCTGGACATGTCCAGATGTGTTGATCCAGTCTGCAGATCCCAGATGAACAGAGTGGACTCTAGGACCCAGAGAACAACTCAGGCACAAAGCCTCACCCCCCCACTCCCAGCTGCTTCCTGCATCTCGGGCCTTCCTGCGGCCTCTGCCTGCCATCCCCCCccacctccctccttcccttccatcCTCTTCCTAATCTCCCACTGCCTCAGCATTGGCCTGGTACCCCTCCACTGTAGGGGGTGGATGTGGGTTTTGCGGGATACTGACCCATCAGCACGTGCTAAagagctggggggggggggggatggggTGTGGGGAAGCCGCCTGGGAACCCTGAATATCGGGATGGGAAGGGGCCAGGAACCACAAGAGTGGATCTCAAGGCTGGTGCCAATGGGGAGGGAAGATGTGGGTTCTGAGCTGGAACTGGAAATGAACCCAGACCTCAGGCTTTGCAATGCCATCTACCTCTTTTGCCCAGTCACACAGGAGACGATTCCCCTCCCCAATTTTGCACTTCTGGATGGGACAGAGCTAGGAAGCCAACCTCAGACTCCCCACGGGACCAACTTTTTAATGCTGTTTAGGAGGCCTCTTTCAGGAGAAAACTTTGGGATTTGGGTTTCCAAGCTTAAGTTTGGGGCTTGAACCCCCACTCCAAAACCTGCTATGGCAGTTGGGAGAGGTCTAAAAGCTTACCCGGTTGGGGGTTGGGAACTTGGGCAGTGTCCTCAGAAGCTCCTGTGGATTGGAGGAGGGCGCAGGCCCCTGGGTGTTCTGCCCAGAATCTCCCACACCCTTTGTAGTGAGTCATCTTAACTAGTCCCAGCCCAAGGGGTCTGTGCCCACGCTTCTGGCCAGGTGGGGAGCCCCCAACTTctgagggtgggaggaggcacTGAAAACCAACTGTCAGATGCAGGCACCCTGGGACCCCTAACAACATCTCTGCAGCAACTTGGAGTGAATTAGAATTACTAGGATGCTCAGGTCTCCCTTGTCCAGAGATTTGTGAGGGTGAAACCGCTTTAATGGCTTTGGGATGCGAAAAGGTGGAGCCAGCCCTGGCTTTGGGTGACTGAGGCTAATGAACTGGATTCTTATTTCATGGGCTCCTGGTTAGCTGAGCAACCTCCAGCTAGGATTCCTGAAGAAGCTTTTAGGGAGCTGTAAGTGCACTCTTCCCCTGGGCTAGGGCACCAAGCGTCTGCACTGTAAGATGGGTGGGGAATGGGCGTCATGTCCTCCTCCATCCTCTCTGCCTCCATGGAGCAGTGATCTCACCTGTGAGGAGGGGGCTACATTTGGGAGAGTTACTGTCCAAACTGAAGGCTTTCCACCCTA
Proteins encoded in this region:
- the Ppp1r9b gene encoding neurabin-2 isoform X2, which gives rise to MMKTEPRGPGGPLRSASPHRSAYEAGIQALKPPDAPGPDEAPKAAHHKKYGSNVHRIKSMFLQMGTTAGPPGEAGGGAGLAEAPRAPERGVRLSLPRASSLNENVDHSALLKLGTSVSERVSRFDSKPAPSAQPAPPPHPPSRLQETRKLFERNIPAAAAGDKEAAARRLLRQERAGLQDRKLDVVVRFNGSTEALDKLDADAVSPTVSQLSAVFEKADSRTGLHRGPGPPRAAAAGAPQVNSKLVSKRSRVFQPPPPPPAPSGDAPAEKERGPGGQQPPQHRVAPARPPPKPREVRKIKPVEVEESGESEAESAPGEVIQAEVTVHAALENGSTSGTTASPAPEEPKAQAAPEEEAVTVAAPERGVGNGRVPDVAPEEADESKKEDFSEADLVDVSAYSGLGEDSGGSALEEDDEEDEEDAEPPYEPESGCVEIPGLSEEEDPAPSRKIHFSTAPIQVFSTYSNEDYDRRNEDVDPMAASAEYELEKRVERLELFPVELEKDSEGLGISIIGMGAGADMGLEKLGIFVKTVTEGGAAHRDGRIQVNDLLVEVDGTSLVGVTQSFAASVLRNTKGRVRFMIGRERPGEQSEVAQLIQQTLEQERWQREMMEQRYAQYGEDDEETGEYATDEDEELSPTFPGGEMAIEVFELAENEDALSPVDMEPEKLVHKFKELQIKHAVTEAEIQQLKRKLQSLEQEKGRWRVEKAQLEQSVEENKERMEKLEGYWGEAQSLCQAVDEHLRETQAQYQALERKYSKAKRLIKDYQQKEIEFLKKETAQRRVLEESELARKEEMDKLLDKISELEGNLQTLRNSNST
- the Ppp1r9b gene encoding neurabin-2 isoform X3: MMKTEPRGPGGPLRSASPHRSAYEAGIQALKPPDAPGPDEAPKAAHHKKYGSNVHRIKSMFLQMGTTAGPPGEAGGGAGLAEAPRAPERGVRLSLPRASSLNENVDHSALLKLGTSVSERVSRFDSKPAPSAQPAPPPHPPSRLQETRKLFERNIPAAAAGDKEAAARRLLRQERAGLQDRKLDVVVRFNGSTEALDKLDADAVSPTVSQLSAVFEKADSRTGLHRGPGPPRAAAAGAPQVNSKLVSKRSRVFQPPPPPPAPSGDAPAEKERGPGGQQPPQHRVAPARPPPKPREVRKIKPVEVEESGESEAESAPGEVIQAEVTVHAALENGSTSGTTASPAPEEPKAQAAPEEEAVTVAAPERGVGNGRVPDVAPEEADESKKEDFSEADLVDVSAYSGLGEDSGGSALEEDDEEDEEDAEPPYEPESGCVEIPGLSEEEDPAPSRKIHFSTAPIQVFSTYSNEDYDRRNEDVDPMAASAEYELEKRVERLELFPVELEKADSEGLGISIIGMGAGADMGLEKLGIFVKTVTEGGAAHRDGRIQVNDLLVEVDGTSLVGVTQSFAASVLRNTKGRVRFMIGRERPGEQSEVAQLIQQTLEQERWQREMMEQRYAQYGEDDEETGEYATDEDEELSPTFPGGEMAIEVFELAENEDALSPVDMEPEKLVHKFKELQIKHAVTEAEIQQLKRKGDRVPEKGDCPATGSGGVRASPEGGNGQAPGQDLRTGRKPANTEEFQFYLTGIIP
- the Ppp1r9b gene encoding neurabin-2 isoform X1; amino-acid sequence: MMKTEPRGPGGPLRSASPHRSAYEAGIQALKPPDAPGPDEAPKAAHHKKYGSNVHRIKSMFLQMGTTAGPPGEAGGGAGLAEAPRAPERGVRLSLPRASSLNENVDHSALLKLGTSVSERVSRFDSKPAPSAQPAPPPHPPSRLQETRKLFERNIPAAAAGDKEAAARRLLRQERAGLQDRKLDVVVRFNGSTEALDKLDADAVSPTVSQLSAVFEKADSRTGLHRGPGPPRAAAAGAPQVNSKLVSKRSRVFQPPPPPPAPSGDAPAEKERGPGGQQPPQHRVAPARPPPKPREVRKIKPVEVEESGESEAESAPGEVIQAEVTVHAALENGSTSGTTASPAPEEPKAQAAPEEEAVTVAAPERGVGNGRVPDVAPEEADESKKEDFSEADLVDVSAYSGLGEDSGGSALEEDDEEDEEDAEPPYEPESGCVEIPGLSEEEDPAPSRKIHFSTAPIQVFSTYSNEDYDRRNEDVDPMAASAEYELEKRVERLELFPVELEKADSEGLGISIIGMGAGADMGLEKLGIFVKTVTEGGAAHRDGRIQVNDLLVEVDGTSLVGVTQSFAASVLRNTKGRVRFMIGRERPGEQSEVAQLIQQTLEQERWQREMMEQRYAQYGEDDEETGEYATDEDEELSPTFPGGEMAIEVFELAENEDALSPVDMEPEKLVHKFKELQIKHAVTEAEIQQLKRKLQSLEQEKGRWRVEKAQLEQSVEENKERMEKLEGYWGEAQSLCQAVDEHLRETQAQYQALERKYSKAKRLIKDYQQKEIEFLKKETAQRRVLEESELARKEEMDKLLDKISELEGNLQTLRNSNST